CACTGACTGGTCAACTCTGTGAGCTGCCGGCACTGTGACTCACAGTGCGACACAGGTGTTTTTAGTGTACGTCTTTCCATTGCTGCATCTGAGAAATGGGGATTAGAGCAGTGTTAGCTCTTAGCTGAGGGCTTCAtctccttcctcttccacttGGAGGTTTAGTACTTGGGCCCCATGGTGTGCCGACAGCCTCATCAAGCATTGAAGGACAGAGGCTGTGCCCTCCTCTGGGGTTTTCTCCAAGTTTAACAGCCCCTTCCCTCAATAGCTCCTCTAGCGTCCTGCTTTTAGCCCCTTTCTGAACCAGCTCTGGCAACATCATTCCTAAAAGGGCTGCCTGTGTTTTTCCCTTTAGCTAGAAACCatctaaatgatttttaaagaaaaactaaaatataccATGCCATTTGACTTCAGGAAATGCAAATGTTTcaaaataaggtttttttttccatcctcgGGTTTCTCAGAATTACAACTGAGGTCAAcccaaaggggaaaaaacaacaaaagaaacagaatgtgTGAGAGGCAAGCCTGGGCTTGCACTTCTCCAGCCACCTGTTTACAGAGGTTCACCTGCCATAAGGAGTAAGGAGCACAGTGTGTGGGGGCTTTCGGCCAATGAGCAGAGCCTGTTCTTGATGTTTTGTGCTGGCCTCAGCCCAAGGCATGAGTCTTATCTTCCCATTGAAACTAGCCTGACCTGCAAAGCCAGTGGGAGAATGAGGCCCTGTGTTATTCTAGCCCTCAGGCAAAAGGCAAGCCAAGCGTCCTGATTCACCTCACTGTTGTCCTAAGTACTTATTCTGTATCCACAGAGGGAAACAAGAAAGATGAACTAGgtgattcaattcaacaaacatttacagagCATCTGCTAGGCTGGGCAGTGGGGGTTTATAAACAGGAGTCTCTGCCCTCAGGGTTCACTGTCTAATAGAAAGGGCAAATAGGCAAAGGGAAGTATCCTGGAGGAGCTGACTGCTAGGCTGTGTTTCAAACGAGGAAAAACTTGCCTGGTGAAGGAGGCAGTCCAGGTAGGGAGCCCAGCAAGTGCCAAGGTGTAATGATAAATCAACATTCCTAAATGGTATGTTTAGGGGGACTGCAAAGCCCCAAACTCCAGGACAGCGGTCAGGAATCCATTTGGGCAGTGGTCAGGCAGCCTGAATTTGGATCTCTACTCCACCCCTGACTACCTGTGTGAATGTGAACAAGTCAGTTAACCTTTAAAAGGGTCCATTTCCTTATGTACAAGATAGACTTAATTATGGTACCTCTCTCGTCATGTGGTTGTGAGAATtagatgaaataatgcatgtagcATACTTAGCAGAGTACCTGGAAAATGGCTATCACTCAACATGTATTAGTTATGATCATTCATATTATTATCACTGTTCCTcctcattattattactattggaACATAAAGGGAAAGGAGAGGCGGGAAGGTGAGGGGTGAGACCAGAGAGTTCAGTAGGAGTCAGAACACTGGGGACCATGAAAGCCATGCTGAGGAGCTTGGGCCTGATCCTGCAGGCAAAAGGAGTCAGAAAGGGCTTCCATGCAAACAGACGGCCAGGTCTGTCTCCCTGGCTTGATGTTCTACAGCTTAGAGTAGGAGGTTAGGCCAGGAGGACTCTCTAACCATAGTCAAAGTCCATTAGGAGCATAAGCAGCCATTAGTGTTGGGGTTCTGACTACAAACCCCAAGAGTGTGGGCCATGGGCTGCAACAGGCAGGACCAGAGCACTGATCAGAGGATGCATGAGGATGAAACCAAGGGAATGACAGCTGACGCACTGGCCCTCACCACCAAGAGAGCTTTGGACCAGAAGCTCTATGTGGATGCAGCAGATAAGGAGGAAAACTGCCCCTGCTTCTGCCGGGAGTGCCTCTCGCAGTGAGCTTGTTCAGACAGCAGAGGGAACTCTTCATTTAACTTTCAACCACTCCAAAGCCCCCATGAAGCTGTGAGGATGGCCAGGAGGGACTTTCTCAGGGCTGGGCAGAGATTGCAATGGGAAAGGTTGTGAGCCCAGCAGGTACTGCTCGGCGATGCAGTGAGCAAACATCCCAGGGTGTGGCTGCTCCATTGAATGGGGCTTTGGCTGCCTACTGTCTGATGGATGGACTACATGGTCATCTCTGATGACATCTTTGAAAAGATGTCCATGTCAGGTCAAAGATCGCCCAGTTTTACACATGGGGAAACCAAGGATCAAAGAAGAGATTCGCTCCGAATGAGTTGAATTCAAGAGTCATTGCAGGAAATGTATAACTTGAATCTTTGCATACAAAATATTAAGTagttactacaataaaaaaaaagctaagcCACCATCACTagtgaatatatgaaaaatatttttatctcttaaATAGCATAATAACATAATATTATGTTTGCCTCTGCCAAGGAAGCTTCAAATAGTAGGACTTCTACTAAGATTTCTTTAACCCTGTGTCCTCTTAAAATTGAACACCAAGATGTTTTTATCTTCGCTGTCTGGCAAAATAGCCTAGAACAGGAAACCCGGCCTCTGGAATTAGCCATGGGCAATTCCAGCATTTACACAAACTTGCCTGAACTTAGGTGATGGTATTGACCATCTCTAGGCATCAAAGTTGACTCTGCAGGATTAGTCTGAGAACTAGATCAGCTGATATATTACCCAGCTTTAAAAGTACCCGGACTAGTTTCTGGCGTGTGGTAGGTAAGTTGACAGTATTTACTATCAGTATTATCATTCTCACTACCACTGCCTGGCACGGTGCCATGAAACAATGTATTTCACCTGCCTGGTCTCCAGatttttttcccatctgtaaaaggggCTTAATAATACCCCTGTCATAGAGTTGCTGCTGAGATTAAGGAGATGAAATAGGTATAGTGGCAGAAAATGGCACCTGACACATTATAGGAATGCATGTcatatttatttccttccctgATTTCCACCGTGTTCCATAAAAGCCCAAGTGGAagcaatcaataaaaataaatttaaaaaattaaaatcctaaAATATCTGATggcaaaatgagaaataaagagcTTTTCTCCTTGTTctcaaaatggaaaacagaatggtaATTGTCTCCATCAAAGTGTTGTAGAAAAAGATCAGGTATCTCCAGATCCCAGAACGGCAGAAGACATTTTAATGTACCGTCTCCTTATTTTTAGGAAATTGCTCAGAAGACCTCTTATGTATCCTGAAAAGGGCTCCATTCAAGAAGTCATGGGCCTACCTCCAAGGTCAGTAACCAAACCCAGGAAACCTAAACATATGAAAACCGCTTCTGTGGCTTTTCAGCAACTTTTAAGCCAGAAGTCACAATTAGAGTCCCATGGCCAAATGTGACCTGCAGATGTGTACTGTTTAGTCTGCAGgatatttttttgtaatttgaaTTTGAATGTCTTAGCGGGGAGAGCGTTATTCTCCAAAGCTACAAggcttctctttcctcagccccaTTCACTCCTTTATGTTGCCTACGTGGCCTCTGTGGGCATTCATGGTCCCCAccaccactgcccccacccctcacccctcctTATTCAGCTACCTACCAGTTTCAGCAAAGTACACAGTCCTTTTCCTAATGCAAGGCAGGCAAGCACTTAATCTCTGCCTCTATGAAGTTATTCACAAGGGAACCATAAAATTGCCTTGTCCCCAGATTgacagcttaatgaacatgtcagcaCAGGGCCAATTTGCATATCGCAGTGTGCTTCAGGTAAGAGGTCCCTTACAAATGAAGCAATAAGAGACACTTTAGACTGCAGAATGAGAGAGAGATGGCCAAGATTCTCTGAATAGCCATcctactcattttaaaaattcaattttgcCGTTAGATTAGTTTAGATTAGTTCTCACTCTTCAGTTGAATTGCAACGAGATTTAAAGGGAAAGCATGGAAGCAATTAAAACTAGCATGCCAGCTTCCTGGCCCTGAAAGTCACCCTTACCAGTCAGTGCTAATTTTCACGTGTTAGGACTTAGAGACTCACCTTCCAACACAAACTTGTCAGCTTAGAGGGTCTGCTAATTCTCTGCTTTTCAATAAATCCCAGATGGCAAGAGCCCCTTAATAAGCACATGGGGGACCTACACAATTTTTTTTGGCTGCCCTTTGAAGGGAAGAAGGCATTCAAAAGTTCAGACAATGAACCGTTAGAGGATACATCTTAATGTGAAAATTAATGGCGATTCTCCTGGACATCTTCGTACCTAAATTGGATATTAACTGAATAATATTATTGCATGTCCTACCTTGTACTTTCTGCAATGCCTATCAAACAATATTATTGAATTTCCTATCTCTGATACATTTTGCAATGCCCGTTCATGATAAATGAACATAATAGTTCTGACCTTGTGGAGAACAGAGTCCAGGAGCTTATAGTCTGAAAagatcatcattgtcatcatagAATAATATGATACTGATTCAGTGGAAAACCATTCTATAGGAGGTAGAAGTAAAGTACCATGTGTGTCCTGACCCTCCAGCTTTGAGcattgaagaaaaggaagaggggtGGTTTTATACCTGTGCCTTGAGTAATAAGTAGACTCTAGAGGGAGTAACATGGAAGATATTCAGATGATTGGAACATTACAGAAAACATGGGAATGTTTTCTGAATGGGAAACTTTGAATAAAGACTTAGAATTTTGCAATGTGTACCCACAATCTTCTCAATAATTCTGTTTTCTATGCTTCTCTTTCTAGTGGCAAAGCATCTAAACAAAACCAAGTTGTCTTGGAACAAAGATGGCATTCTCCATGGAGTCAGATATCAGGATGGGAATCTGGTGATCCAATTCCCTGGTTTGTACTTCATCATTTGCCAACTGCAGTTTCTCGTACAATGCCCAAATAATTCTGTCGATCTGAAGTTGGAGCTTCTCATCAACAAGCATATCAAAAAACAGGCCCTGGTGACAGTGTGTGAGTCTGGAATGCAAACCAAACACGTATACCAGAATCTCTCTCAATTCTTGCTGGATTACCTGCAGGTCAACACCACCATATCAGTCAATGTGGATACATTCCAGTACATAGATACAAGCACCTTTCCTCTTGAGAATGTGTTGTCCATCTTCTTATACAGTAATTCAGACTGAACAGTTTCTCTTGGCCTTCAGGAAGAAAGCACCTCTCTACCATACAGTATTTCATCCCTCCAAACACTTGggcaaaaagaaaactttagaccAAGACAAACTACACAGGGTATTAAATAGTATACTTCTCCTTCTGTCTCTTGGAAAGATACAGCTCCAGGGTTAAAAAGAGAGTTTTGAGTGAAGTATCTTTCAGATAGCAGGCAGGGAAGCAATGCAGTGCGGTGGGCAGAGCCCCACATGGGAATCAGAAAGGATGAATGGATGTCCCAGCCCAACCACTAATTCACTGTATGGTCTTGAtctatttcttctgttttgaGAGCCTCCAGATAAAATGGGGCTCCAGTACCAGAGCAGCTAGCAACTCTGCCCTAATGGGAAATGAAGGGGAGCTGGGTGTGAGTGTTTACACTGTGCCCTTCACGGGATACTTCTTTTATCTGCAGATGGCCTAATGCTTAGTTGTCCAAGTCGCGATCGAGGACTCTCTCACACAGGAAACTTCCCTATACTGGCAGGTATACTTGTGACTGAACCATGCCCAGTTTATGCCTGTCTGACTATCACTCTGGTGCTGGGAGGCTGATCTTGTGCTCCATATGACCCCACCCCTAGGAACCCCCAGGGAAAACCAGGCCTGGGACAGCCCCCTGTTCCTGAGATGGAAAGCACAAATTTAATACACCACCACAATGGAAAACAAGTTCAAAGACTTTTACTTACAGATCCTGGACAGAAAGGGCATAATGAGTCTGAAGGGCAGTCCTCCTTCTCCAGGTTACATGAGGCAGGAATGAGAAGTCAGACAGAGACAGCAAGGCAGTTAACAATGTAGGTAAATAAATAGGGTGTGGTCACTCTCAATTCACTGGCAAAGGCCTGAATGGTCTGTCTGAAGGCGGCAACAGAGAAGTGGGGAATCTAGTCTGCTAGGCAGGAGAGATGCCTCTAAGTTCTTGTCTCTGGCCAGAGGTGTGGTATAGAACTGGAAACCCGTATCAAGGGTGACTCAGCCCAGCTTCTGGTATgagaaaattaaacttgtataCAAAATGGTTGCCAaggcaacataaaattataagaattcaCTATACCTTCCCCTCCCTGGAACTCAGGATCCAAGTCTAGAAAATGAAAGGACTGGGTTTGAATTGCTTCAAAACCTCTTCCATCTCAGAAGACCAGACCCTGGGAACTGAGATTCCAGACACAATTTTGGAAGCTCTCCAACCAAAATAAGGCTCCGCTACCCCAGTATAAAATTGAAGACACTAGTAGCACCTGACTGCATCTCATCTCAGCAGAGCCAGAATATGGGGACAAGGTTCAGGGTGCCCTGCTGAATGGTGTGAACAGCAGGATCTCAAGGATGTAATGGAAAGAACTACCACGCTGACCATCCAGAATCTAAGAGACCATCTGGGTGTTTGGGAAACCATCTGACGTGGCCTGACTCTATTCCAGTTAGATTGACAATAATTGAGCAGCaggcatttttcatttctgttcagGAAAGCATTGTGCCTTTAGCAAACAATCAGAGTGCAACAGTGATGTGGTCATCTAGCCAGGGAATGGCTGCTCCATCTCCCACATAATATATTCCTGCTTCAAACACCTCTCAGAAAACCAGTTCCACGAGGGTTTTTAAATCCCCACAAAGTTGTTGACAGACAATGATGACCCTGGAAGTGAGGAGGAGGACTTCTGAGAAACAGCAACCTCTCTCCTGATTGGGGTAGCCATGAGATTTCTCTAGCTATATCCAACTTGGCATCTGTACATCACCTTTGGAGGAACATCTTATTTGTGGAAGGACCTTGACAAGCCATTTGAGATGGAATGTAGGCCCTGAAGTTATGCTTCAGTAAAAAAAGATGGAAGCTTCCCTGCTATACCAAAACATGGAGcgaaatttgcatttttctcaagaaggagagaaaaagagtaaGACTCCAGCAAAGTTTGTCAGAAGAAAAGCtggaaaagatttaaaagaaaaaaagaaagaacaaatcagCAGTGGTGGTATGGATGAGAGGGACTTGAGAGAACAAAAAAGGCTAAGGGAAAATTTTCGGTCATCTGCTGAGCAGTGTGCTGTGTCAACCTCCTCCTAGGTCTCCTCTATGAAATATTTAGTAAAGTCTACATTTCTCTTTAACTCTTTCTGTGAGTAGATTCTTTGGGAGAAGCAGGCATTGGAAGAGGTGTTGAATTCAGCAAGCCAAGTGGTCTGTGGTAAAAAACAGACTTTGAGACTCAAGGCTAAAAAAACAGGGAAAGGGCTGGCATTTGAGTCACACACTAACTGCATAGGACAAATGAATCTTGCTTAAACCAACTCATGCTTTCTTGAAAAGGTATATGCAACCCAACTGTGTGTTAACTAAGCAAATTTTTTGCCATCTCACATTCTAACTCAAGAAagattccattttcatttttcaccaaCTGTTCTCTGAGCAGAGGTGCCTGACTTTTGCACTGTGAGTGGTTTCTAATCTCAGTCTCTGTCAAGCAATGCTAAGAAAGCCAACACCTAAAGACACAAGGGGTACATCATTTAAATGAATAAtgtaaccaaacaaaaaaaaagagaataatcatTAATAACTCAACTGATAGATATGTAGGGAGTGGGCAACCCAGGAAGTTTAAAACTAAATTCTGTTATTCTTGAGGGTTAACCAGCCCCTGGGAATGTTATGAGCAAATGATATTCCACGAGTAAAATGATATCTATGcaagtaaaataaatactttatctAACTGGGAACCCAGGCTACCTAAAACATATACCTCTTTGGTAAAAACTCAACTTGAGCTCGTTCCCTTCCTCCTACCCTCCGaaccccacctccccaccacacacacacacatactcagtgTACTTGCAGAACTTGTAGAAGAAGATGGTGAGTGAGCTGATAAAAAAATAACAAGTCAATGTAGAGTCATCCaaactggagtggagtggtgcgatctcggctcactgcagcctccccttcctgggttcaagtgatcctcctacctcagcctcctgagcagctgggactacaggcacacaccaccatacccactgatttttgtgtttttagtagagacggggtttcaccatgttggccaggctgatctcgaactcctgacctcaagcaatctgcccaccatggcctttcaaagagctaggattacaggcgtgagcaaccacacccggcctctaACCCTTTTCTGAATCGTATATTGACCATGTACTGAGTCTATAGAGGATAGAGACCACCTGTGTCTCACATTCAAATTGCTGTCCTGGAGTGACCAGTGCAAGAGCGGGGAAGAGCAGAGGAAACCTCTGAATGTGGGGGACTGTCCAAAGTAAGGTTGGAAAGATGTGACCTGAGGAATTACAGATAGGCTACAGGAGGCCCTATCAAAGCTGGTGGGAAATAATGGAGATTGGAATATAAGACTGGGCTCAAATACCAGCTCTCTCACTAACCACACTTGAGGACTTCGCAAGTGTCTGCTCCCTGCTGGGCTTCCATCCAATGGGACTTCCATCAATCCTGGCAGATCTCTCAGGAGTGTTCTAGAGATGATACAGGCTGACTTCTCCATCCTCTTAATTTAAGGGTTTGTCCCTTCCATCCCAGAATAAGTGGTATTCCTGGAATTGTGGGAGGCTCCCTTGTCTGACAGATTCTGCCAGCTTCCCTCAGCACTTCCTCTCTTTAGTTCTTGTCCACATCAAAACCTCTTAGGGCACTAGGCTATTCTCTGAGCCATCCTTTATGTGACTGGAGATTCTGAGAAGGAATTAGATAGTAGAGTTTTGGTAGAGTAACTGCTATATATTTAATTGTTTGAATATACCATAGTTTGTCCATTCTTCTATGCAAGAACATTTAATTTGCTTTTAGGTTTTTGCTGTTACACACAAAGCTACAATAAGCACATCTTCTTGCACACCTCCCATCCCTAGTTGCCATTTTTCTATACAGCAAAAATATTCTTGGAAAATTATAAATGGTGTCACAAAGACACTGAGTTAACCATGGCTAGCGAGGGTTTAGACCCCTCTGTGATCAGAGCTCATGACCTGGAGCTTAGTCTCTGGAATCTGAATGGCTCCTTCCATACTTTCTAAGTACTTCTCTGCTCTGTACATTCTTTCAACACACATATCCCAAGTGCCAGTGAGTGCCAGGTCAGTTTACAATCCAACATGGTGTGTGCTACAGCTCTGccaagccactgcaaaatcagCCCTCATTAACATGGGTTTGAAACATGCCTTTCAATGCACTCTGGGGCTTCCCTGGATCTAGCTCTCTTCCTGGAGAGTAAACAAACACGAGAAAGCGTGAAGGACAAGCACAGCTCCAGAAGATTTATCCCCCAAGATCAAATGTCCATATTCCCCATGGGCTCTTCTCACAGTTCTCTCCTGAAACTCTGCAATGGAAGATTGTCACTCAATGTATAGCATAATGACTTTCCAGGGTTTTTTTCCACCATGACCCAGAAGAAGAAATGTCATGTTGCCAACgaggactaagaaaaaaaaaaaaacttactgtgACCACCTGAATTGATTTTATGATGCTCTCTTAAGTCACAACCCACATTTCCAAAATACTATTCTAGTGTGCCTTCTCCTGCTCCACGTGTTAGAATGCTAAAAATATACTTGCCTTATTCTTTTGCAGCTCAGGCTCTAGTATTATTTAGTCTGAAATGGACAGAATTTTGGAATGTTTGTCCATCCAGCTAGCAAGCACAGCTGtggaggtgtttggtttttctgcaGCTTTGTTTGCAGAGGTTTTAATGTTCAAATATGAGCTTAGCAGTTGGGGTGAGCCTAGGTGGTGGGGGAGAAGCATCCGTTCTGCTGATGTCGTCTGTTGCAGATGTGCACTGGTTCTGGAGCCCGGCAGCAGTAGCGGCTTCCTGATTGTAGTGGTTTCCTGTTCGCGGCAGTAGTTTTGTGGTTCTAGAGGGGCAAGTTTCCTGATTGCAAGATTATTGAAGAGACAGCAGCCACTACAGCAGGCCAGTTCCTAGGAGTCACATTATAGGTTTCTCCTGAAAGCTCAATCTCGATTCTGTTTCCTCAGCCCTCCTGACAATTCTACAAGCCATTTAATTTAATACCCTGTGATAAACCCCTTCCTGCCAAACAAGCTAACGTGAAGTCTGTTCTCTGCAACTGATTCCTCATGAATATAATAACAACATGTACAAATTGACCTCACCATTATGTACAAACCAACCTCACCATACTCATCCTGAATTTAACACTATTCCTACATTCCAAATCTCAAGGACTATCTCAGTCTCTAAAGATCCTTCTCACTTCCTACTCAGTTGACACCCAACTAATTCCTCCAGTTTCCTAGTTCCAGCTACCACTCTCAATACGTCCTAACTCACAGCATTGCCTCCAGTCTTACTCCTGATAAATCCCATCTCCAGACAGCAATAGCATCTCCCGATTGTTCTTGGAATTGATAGTGATAATAACCATTTATCAAGCTCTTACATGTTATGACTTTTCCTGCCCTcacttatttaatcttcaaagcAACCCAACGAAATAGGCATCactgagccaggcgcagtggctcacgcctgtaatcccagcactttgggaggtcgaagcaggtggatcacgaggtcaggagttcaagaccagtctggccaacatagtgaaacctcgtctctactaaaaatacaaaaaaatagccaggcgtggtggtgtgcgcctgtaatcccagctacttgggaggctgaggcaggagaattgcgtgaacccaggaggcagaggttgcagtgagccgagatcacgtcactgcactccagcctgggcaacagaacaagactccgtctcaaaaaaaaaaaaaaaaaaaaataggcatcaTTATCCCCATTCTTCACATAAGGACATCGAGAGTCTGAGATGTTGAGGAGCATGGCCAATGTCACACAGCCAGTggatggtagagctgggatttaagaCCAAGTTTGCCTAACTCCACATTCCACGCTCCAGTCACTATGAACATAGCCTTCCTAAACTCTAAGCTCtttccaccaggtctctccctatcTAACTCCTGAATGTCTCTCTAGTTTTGTGCTCAGCCCCACCTCCTTGTGCTCTGTGATCAAATCACATTGCACTCCTTCCAGTTCCTCCAATCTTCCATGCTCTGCCTAGCCACCAGAAGCTTGCAGataattttccttctgcctaGGATACTCCTGTCACACTCTTTTGCCTGATTAACTCCTATCATTGTTCTGATTTCCATttcaatgtcacctcctcagagaagtcTTCCTGACTCTGCCGGCTTCACTTAATACCTTGCTGTCACCTTCCATACTTCCCCATGCTTAATTGCATGACACTTTACCCTTCACCCCTGGTTCTCTCTATCATTCCTCTCCAACATTCAAATTCCCAGAAGGCAGGAactctatcaatcttatttagcACTGGGTACTCACAGTCCAGCCCAATTCCTAGGTAGGACATAGTAGATGGCcattcaatacatatttcttaaatgaataaGCAAAGAAAACCACTTTAAACATAAGTCCATTTTAAGGAAAAGATATCAAATAAGCCataccaaaacaaaagaaaaaaacagttcttTCCAAATATGGAAATGTTAATTGAAAGCCTctatttttcttagaaataattttcaggccgggaacagtggctaatgcctgtaatgccagcactttgggaggccaaggtgggcggatcacttgaggtcaggagttcgagaccagcctgaccaacatggagaaacctcgtctctactaaaaatcaaaattagccaggcgtggtggcacatgcctgtaatcccagctactcgggaggctgaggcaggagaatcgctggaacccaggaggaggaggttgcagtgagccgagattgcaccactgcaactccagcctgggcaacaagagtgaaactccatctcaaaaaaaaaagaaagaaagaaggaaaaaaagaattttcagcacTCAGGAGGTAAGAATGCCTATTAGAGAAAGGTGAAATTTTTAGAAAGCAGAATCTACCTGTGCCATCTGAGagcatggaaggaaaaaaataaatctttgcttACTTTATTGAACCCCTTTTCTGAGCAAGGTGTGGTATATTTGCTGTAGAATCCATCGCCCTTCCTATCTCTGAGATATCTATATGCTATTCTAGTCATTTTGTGATTAGAAATAGTGAGATTAACCTTAGaaagttttttaagttttattttatttttgattgacacAAAAATAGTGTACATATTTAGGTAGCAcaatgtgatatttcaatacatgtatacattgtgcaaTAGTGAACATATCCCTTACTTTTTTACATATCCCTTACTTTAAACAGTTATTTCTTTgaggtgagaacattcaaaatcccctcttctagatattttgaaatacactAGAAAGTTTAAATCAAACCTTGGTATACCTTAGAATCCTGAAATCCCAGACCACTTCCTAGagcaattaaattagaatctcTGGATTTAGAACCCAAGCATCAGGATTATTTTAAGCTCCCAAACTTAAGCCAAGTATTAAGAGTCAGTGGTTTAAATCTTTGCTGTCTAAGTTATGTCCTGGTGCCTGGTATCACcagagagcttgttaaaaatgcaggcaTCTCATACATACCTAAAAACTGgaacagaatctgcattttaatatgaTCCAAGAGATTCAGGTGCACCTTACAATCTGAAGAACACTAGTTGGATGACTTTTTCTGGTAAGTGGAGAAGATTGCTGACAATCCGTTATGTTTCTCTGTTTCCCCCAAGTGGACTTTCATGAATTGACTTTATCTTCCTTGTCTGCTGCTTATGCAAATGTGAGGGTTTAAACACTACAAAACCATCAAGTCAACGTGATGGTATTCATTTGTAATGATCACCACTGAATTTTTAACAACTGCTTTTGGTCCAACTGTCTCCCTTGGAATACAGGGCAAGCACTAGGAAGCATCTGGACAATATGTTGAAAGCTTTAGATGCAGTTTAGAAACTTCCATGGGGGCTGTACTTTCCCTATagccaaggaaagagaaaaaaacaagtctGAGGGTGGCAGATGGGAAAGAATAGTGGCCTTGGCAATTGGAAGCCAGTTTGAATCTGAGCTGAAGCAATTACTAACTCTATGACCTTGGCAAGTCACAGGGACTTTCTAAACT
The nucleotide sequence above comes from Symphalangus syndactylus isolate Jambi chromosome 3, NHGRI_mSymSyn1-v2.1_pri, whole genome shotgun sequence. Encoded proteins:
- the TNFSF8 gene encoding tumor necrosis factor ligand superfamily member 8 isoform X1; its protein translation is MDPGLQQALNGMAPPGDTAMHVPAGSVASHLGTTSRSYFYFTTATLALCLIFTVATIMVLVVQRTDSIPNSPDNVPLKGGNCSEDLLCILKRAPFKKSWAYLQVAKHLNKTKLSWNKDGILHGVRYQDGNLVIQFPGLYFIICQLQFLVQCPNNSVDLKLELLINKHIKKQALVTVCESGMQTKHVYQNLSQFLLDYLQVNTTISVNVDTFQYIDTSTFPLENVLSIFLYSNSD